The sequence GTCACGAAGGATCCTCTCTTCACCTTCCGGAGAATGCGTGATGCCAACTGCCTCGGTCGGTGCAGGAGCTTCCTCAGGCGGGGGAACTGCTTCCGGGGGTGCTGTTACCGCGTGTTTCGACTGTGCCGGCGGTGCAGCCGGCTCTGACGAAACAGCAGCAGACGCCATCAACAATGGAATTTCGGGGCAAGCCTTAGCTTCCGACGGTGCAGCCTGTAGTTCGTCTCCGTCTGCTTGTTCAGTGGCACTCTCGGCATAGTCGGTTCCCGGGGTCAGATCGACCGCCGCAATGCCACCGTTGACAACCAACAGGCGATCCATCTGGGCCCCCGCAAACTCCGCGTAAACCTTCAGGGAGTCCAAAAGGGGTGTATTTCGCCGTTCGCCAGTTTCGGCATAAAAAATGCCAACGACGGAACCTGCTGCCCGGACAGGAATCAACAAGATTCGCGCATTCGCGGAAGGAGTAAGCTTCGCCAGCAAGTTGCGGTTCTTCTCGAGGTCTGCAGCTCTTGCTTCCACGCTTTCACCCGATTCAAAAGCCTGGCCAAAGGGGCCCTCATGATTCAGTGGAACGGCCAGAATCCGCAGATTATTTCCAGATAATTCCGGGCCATAACCGCCGGCCGAAGCCCCCCAGGCAACACGGCCTCGAACGCCAAACACCACCGCGCGGACACCCATGCGCACCGCTCGCTCGGCAAGGGCGTCAAAAACCTGCTCGACGCAAGTTGCCGCGGTAAGTCTTCGAACGCCTGCCAGGATGCCAGAAGGCGAGTAAGTTTCAGTCCCGTCTTCGCCTGCGAGCGATCTCTCCAGAGGTTCAAGTATCTGGGATGCAACCGCTTCCAGTTGCCGTTGTTCGTCCTGCAAGGATTTGAGGCTGTGGCTGAGCCGTTCAATCTGCTCAGTTTGCCGGCTTAGGACATCGCTGAACTGCTTGTGGACCTGCTGGATTGCATCGCGTGTATGATTTGATTGTGTAGTTTCCAACTGCAAAAATCCTTGGCCTCGCTCCCCCTCGCGCCTCTCTTATCGTAACGCCAAAACCGG is a genomic window of Acidobacteriota bacterium containing:
- a CDS encoding GAF domain-containing protein: METTQSNHTRDAIQQVHKQFSDVLSRQTEQIERLSHSLKSLQDEQRQLEAVASQILEPLERSLAGEDGTETYSPSGILAGVRRLTAATCVEQVFDALAERAVRMGVRAVVFGVRGRVAWGASAGGYGPELSGNNLRILAVPLNHEGPFGQAFESGESVEARAADLEKNRNLLAKLTPSANARILLIPVRAAGSVVGIFYAETGERRNTPLLDSLKVYAEFAGAQMDRLLVVNGGIAAVDLTPGTDYAESATEQADGDELQAAPSEAKACPEIPLLMASAAVSSEPAAPPAQSKHAVTAPPEAVPPPEEAPAPTEAVGITHSPEGEERILRDARRFSKLLVSEIELYNKNGVEEGRRNRDLYQRLKKDIDRSRETYEKRFAHTVAKQFDYFHEELVRTLADNDPLLLGSGYPGPSV